From a region of the Triticum aestivum cultivar Chinese Spring chromosome 7D, IWGSC CS RefSeq v2.1, whole genome shotgun sequence genome:
- the LOC123164976 gene encoding LIMR family protein Os06g0128200 — MGDFNVALVIVAAVVSVLVLLVSVYLLVNYQHPDDANQAWFPKLVVVLGITVAVLSILMLPADVANRQACKRAVYSGACALTLPMKTLWLVVYIIDAVLVFLVIPFAMFYYEGDQDKSVGKRLKSALIWVVASAVVCGLVLGILYALIGKVDFTVRHLSSSVQAFPNPNQFGAFTSGQPCIAPLTRQCSANTAPPNSQTTWTMRATFPEYVVALATIVGSVLFTIFGGVGIACLPLSLIFSFVRRPKAVITRSQYIKEATELGKKAKELKKAAEALHQEERSGNKGRKWRKNVKAVEKELLLLENDMNALEEMYPQGEKAEATWAFTVLAYIGKLIFGIVGLIVSIAWVAHIIIYLLVDPPLSSFLNEIFIKLDSVWGLLGTAAFAFFCFYLLIAVIAGEMMLGLKLVFITIHPMKWGGTLMNSFLFNVGLILLCSISVIQFCATAFAYYAQATAAQEIFGHTLQSLRGIKYLYKYNVFQYGFVALAILTLFYYALFGWRKRKPTGRFQLSS, encoded by the exons ATGGGGGACTTCAACGTGGCGCTGGTGATCGTGGCGGCGGTGGTGAGCGTGCTCGTCCTCCTTGTCAGCGTCTACCTGCTCGTCAACTACCAGCACCCCGACGACGCCAACCAGGCCTGGTTCCCCAAGCTCGTCGTCGTGCTCGGCATCACCGTCGCCGTCCTCTCCATCCTCATGCTCCCCGCCGACGTCGCCAACCGCCAGGCCTGCAAGCGGGCCGTCTACAGCGGCGCCTGCGCCCTCACCCTCCCCATGAAGACGCTCTGGCTCGTCGTCTACATCATCGACGCcgtcctcgtcttcctcgtcaTCCCATTCGCCATGTTCTACTACGAGGGCGACCAGGACAA GTCCGTCGGGAAGAGGCTCAAGAGCGCCCTCATCTGGGTCGTCGCGTCAGCAGTCGTCTGCGGCCTCGTCCTCGGCATCCTATACG CACTTATTGGTAAAGTGGACTTCACTGTCAGGCACCTCTCTTCATCTGTCCAGGCTTTTCCAAACCCAAACCAGTTCGGTGCATTCACAAGTGGCCAACCTTGCATTGCTCCATTGACCCGTCAG TGTTCAGCTAATACTGCACCTCCTAACTCCCAAACAACTTGGACAATGCGCGCTACATTCCCCGAATACGTGGTTGCCCTTGCTACCATTGTTGGATCTGTGCTCTTCACA ATATTTGGTGGTGTTGGCATTGCTTGCCTTCCATTGAGTCTTATATTCTCGTTTGTCCGGCGTCCAAAAGCTGTCATCACACGCTCACAATATATAAAG GAAGCTACTGAATTAGGTAAGAAGGCCAAGGAATTGAAGAAGGCAGCGGAAGCCCTTCACCAAGAAGAGAGAAGTGGGAACAAAGGCAGAAAATGGCGCAAAAACGTGAAGGCTGTCGAGAAG GAGTTGTTACTTTTGGAAAATGACATGAATGCTCTAGAAGAGATGTACCCTCAAGGAGAGAAG GCTGAGGCTACCTGGGCTTTTACAGTGCTTGCTTACATTGGAAAACTCATATTCGGCATTGTTGG GTTAATTGTATCGATTGCTTGGGTTGCACATATTATCATATACTTGTTGGTTGATCCTCCTCTATCTTCTTTCCTGAATGAGATCTTCATAAAGCTGGACAGTGTTTGGG GTCTGCTTGGGACTGCTGCTTTTGCATTCTTCTGCTTCTATCTCCTCATTGCAGTGATTGCTGGAGAAATGATGCTTGGCCTGAAATTAGTTTTCATCACCATTCACCCAATGAA ATGGGGAGGAACGTTGATGAACTCTTTCCTGTTTAATGTTGGACTGATCCTACTTTGTTCCATCAG TGTGATTCAGTTCTGCGCGACAGCTTTTGCGTACTACGCGCAAGCAACTGCAGCTCAGGAGATCTTTGGCCACACGCTGCAGTCTCTTCGTGGTATTAAGTATCTCTACAA GTACAATGTTTTCCAGTACGGCTTTGTTGCCCTTGCCATACTCACCCTCTTCTACTATGCACTTTTT GGATGGCGAAAGAGGAAACCGACAGGAAGATTCCAGCTCTCAAGTTAA